One segment of Alphaproteobacteria bacterium DNA contains the following:
- a CDS encoding acyl-CoA dehydrogenase family protein, producing the protein MSIDFEIPAEAKAIRERVRQWVHDECIPAEKELDHKPLKEVLDPLRKKARAQGLWCPFIPKEYGGMGLGPLANALVQMELGESILGALSMNTQGPDDASMMTLLAHGSEYQKEKFLKPILNGEKRVCFSMTEKAAGADATGMRTTAVKDGNANYILNGEKWFSSSASVADIAFVIARTDPDAPRHKQHSAFLVELPNPGYRIKRNVPNMAITGPHYDQLSGGHSEIEIKDLKVPAENLLGGEGNGFNMGQHRLAYGRLRHGMHNIAKAQRALDMATKRVTERSTFGVLLADRQAVQFMLAECASELYMARLMLLHIAYKAEKGLDLTQENSIAKVFLAHMVHKVVDTAIQLHGALGYSQDTILAKWYTQIRSQRLVDGPDEVHKWKVGRNVIKAFRRDGTTAAAAGGDLGV; encoded by the coding sequence ATGTCGATCGATTTCGAGATCCCGGCCGAGGCCAAGGCCATCCGCGAGCGCGTGCGCCAGTGGGTGCACGACGAGTGCATCCCGGCCGAGAAGGAGCTCGACCACAAGCCGCTGAAGGAGGTGCTCGACCCACTGCGCAAGAAGGCGCGCGCCCAGGGCCTGTGGTGCCCGTTCATCCCCAAGGAGTACGGCGGCATGGGCCTGGGCCCGCTGGCCAACGCGCTGGTGCAGATGGAGCTCGGCGAGAGCATCCTGGGCGCCCTGTCGATGAACACGCAGGGGCCCGACGACGCCTCGATGATGACACTGCTGGCGCACGGCAGCGAGTACCAGAAGGAGAAGTTCCTCAAGCCGATCCTCAACGGCGAGAAGCGCGTCTGCTTCTCGATGACCGAGAAGGCCGCCGGCGCCGACGCCACCGGCATGCGCACGACCGCGGTCAAGGACGGCAACGCCAACTACATCCTCAATGGCGAGAAGTGGTTCTCCTCGTCGGCCAGCGTCGCCGACATCGCCTTCGTGATCGCCCGCACCGATCCCGATGCGCCGCGCCACAAGCAGCATTCGGCGTTCCTCGTCGAGCTGCCGAACCCCGGCTACAGGATCAAGCGCAATGTGCCCAACATGGCGATCACCGGGCCGCACTACGACCAGCTCTCCGGCGGTCACTCCGAGATCGAGATCAAGGATCTCAAGGTGCCGGCAGAGAACCTGCTGGGCGGCGAAGGCAACGGCTTCAACATGGGCCAGCATCGCCTCGCCTATGGCCGGCTGCGGCACGGCATGCACAATATCGCCAAGGCGCAGCGCGCGCTCGACATGGCGACCAAGCGCGTCACCGAGCGCTCGACCTTCGGCGTGCTGCTGGCCGACCGCCAGGCGGTGCAGTTCATGCTCGCGGAATGCGCCAGCGAGCTCTACATGGCGCGCCTGATGCTGCTGCACATCGCCTACAAGGCCGAGAAGGGCCTCGACCTGACGCAGGAGAACTCGATCGCCAAGGTCTTCCTGGCGCACATGGTACACAAGGTGGTCGACACCGCGATCCAGCTGCACGGCGCGCTGGGCTACAGCCAGGACACCATCCTGGCCAAGTGGTACACGCAGATCCGCTCGCAGCGCCTGGTCGACGGGCCGGACGAGGTCCACAAGTGGAAGGTCGGCCGCAACGTCATCAAGGCGTTCCGCCGCGACGGCACGACGGCGGCGGCGGCGGGTGGCGACCTGGGCGTCTAG
- a CDS encoding MBL fold metallo-hydrolase has protein sequence MKKLGSPAGRGGRRHGFRIADRWFEFRRIDDDITLIWEPHVVPLIRCNIWHVRGRERDLLVDTGLGMASLKAAARHLFEKKLTAVATHAHYDHVGGFHEFEERVIHRAEAGWVANGKSASLYGGAKDDALLESIRAAGYDIPAELFTAVPDERYDPQSYSVLPAPATRLVEEGDVLDIGDRRFEVLHLPGHSPGSIGLWEAQSGTLFSGDAIYDGPLLDELPGSDVPLYVSTMKRLRELPVQVVHAGHDPSFGRERLRELCEAYLARRA, from the coding sequence ATGAAAAAGCTAGGATCGCCGGCAGGCAGGGGAGGACGGCGACATGGGTTCCGGATCGCGGATCGGTGGTTCGAGTTTCGCCGGATCGACGACGACATCACGCTGATCTGGGAGCCGCATGTGGTGCCGCTGATCCGCTGCAACATCTGGCATGTGCGCGGCCGCGAGCGCGACCTGCTGGTCGACACCGGGCTGGGCATGGCCAGCCTCAAGGCCGCCGCACGGCATCTGTTCGAGAAGAAGCTCACCGCCGTCGCGACGCACGCCCACTACGACCATGTCGGCGGCTTCCACGAGTTCGAGGAACGCGTGATTCATCGCGCCGAGGCCGGTTGGGTGGCCAACGGAAAGTCAGCTTCGCTCTATGGCGGCGCCAAGGACGACGCGTTGCTGGAGAGCATCCGGGCCGCCGGCTACGACATCCCGGCCGAACTGTTCACCGCCGTGCCGGACGAGAGATACGACCCGCAATCATATTCCGTGCTGCCGGCGCCGGCGACCCGCCTGGTGGAAGAGGGCGATGTCCTCGATATCGGCGACCGGCGGTTCGAGGTCCTGCACCTGCCGGGGCATTCGCCGGGAAGCATCGGCCTGTGGGAGGCGCAAAGCGGCACCTTGTTCTCCGGCGACGCGATCTATGACGGTCCCCTGCTGGACGAGCTCCCGGGATCGGATGTGCCGCTCTATGTCTCGACCATGAAGCGGCTGCGCGAGCTTCCTGTCCAGGTCGTCCATGCCGGGCACGATCCCAGTTTCGGCCGGGAACGCCTGAGGGAGCTGTGCGAGGCGTATCTCGCCCGGCGCGCATAG
- a CDS encoding isocitrate lyase/PEP mutase family protein: protein MNAPDRLRALLKKPDFVVMPAVWDGLTAKLCAGAGFESAFLSGSCVAASRLGGPDLDLVSFGEMFDSFNMVHGAAPELLVLADGDHGYGNAMNVQRTVRAYGRAGAAAVLIEDKITPRALTSAGKPCLPREEARMKIRAAVEAARDSGILILARTDCRPTQGIDEAVARIEMYVEEGADILLLDSPADEGEIRRAIAAAKGRPSFAVLSPGAPRSTPSQTEAAALGFKIGTYPTGMLSPAMAGMKAGLEALKAGEAAAKSALPPPEMRSTLGYDAYDAQARPFIAN, encoded by the coding sequence ATGAACGCGCCCGATCGCCTGCGTGCCCTGCTGAAGAAGCCGGACTTTGTCGTCATGCCGGCGGTGTGGGACGGGCTGACCGCCAAGCTGTGCGCCGGCGCCGGTTTCGAGAGCGCGTTCCTGTCGGGTTCCTGCGTCGCCGCCAGCCGGCTGGGCGGGCCCGATCTCGATCTCGTGTCGTTCGGCGAGATGTTCGACTCGTTCAACATGGTGCACGGCGCGGCGCCCGAGCTGCTGGTGCTGGCCGACGGCGATCACGGCTACGGCAACGCCATGAACGTGCAGCGCACGGTGCGCGCCTATGGCCGCGCCGGCGCCGCCGCGGTGCTGATCGAGGACAAGATCACGCCGCGCGCGCTGACCTCGGCCGGCAAGCCCTGCCTGCCGCGCGAGGAGGCCCGCATGAAGATCCGCGCCGCGGTCGAGGCGGCCAGGGATTCCGGCATCCTGATCCTGGCGCGCACCGATTGCCGTCCGACCCAGGGCATCGACGAGGCGGTGGCGCGCATCGAGATGTATGTCGAGGAGGGCGCCGACATTCTCCTGCTCGACTCGCCGGCCGACGAGGGCGAGATCAGGCGCGCCATCGCCGCAGCCAAGGGCAGGCCGTCCTTCGCCGTGCTGTCGCCCGGCGCGCCGCGCTCGACGCCGTCGCAGACCGAAGCCGCGGCGCTGGGCTTCAAGATCGGCACCTACCCGACGGGCATGCTGTCGCCGGCGATGGCCGGCATGAAGGCGGGCCTCGAAGCGCTCAAGGCCGGCGAGGCGGCAGCCAAGAGTGCGCTGCCGCCGCCGGAAATGCGCTCAACCCTTGGCTACGACGCCTACGACGCGCAGGCCAGGCCGTTCATCGCGAATTGA
- a CDS encoding aspartate aminotransferase family protein, with protein MTAMTAPNRSRMEPYWLPFTANRAFKANPRLFAGADGMYYTTTEGKQVLDGMAGLWCVNAGHNQRPIVQAIKAAAEQLDYVSSFQMSHPLAFEFAARIAEIAPAGMDHVFFVNSGSEAVDTALKLARAYFRAKGEAGRTRFIGRAKGYHGMGWGGLSVAGIGRHRKDFGPFLPETDHLHHTLDLEHNAFSKGQPAWGAHLADELESICALHDPSSIAAVIVEPVTGSGGVLPPPKGYLEKLRAICDKYGILLIFDEVITGYGRLGAAFASQAFGVTPDLITCAKGMTNGAVPMGGVIAHDKVWDVFMRGPEGMIELFHGYTYSGHPLACAAGIATLDVYRDQNIFERAAKIAPRWEAAAHALKGLPRIVDIRNVGILAAVELEPRPGAVASRAVEAANLCYDKDVLVRSAGDALVLSPPLIINESEIDRLFSTIAEAVKAID; from the coding sequence ATGACCGCGATGACCGCGCCCAACCGTAGCCGCATGGAGCCCTACTGGCTGCCCTTCACCGCCAACCGCGCGTTCAAGGCCAACCCCAGGCTCTTCGCCGGCGCCGACGGCATGTACTACACCACCACCGAGGGCAAGCAGGTGCTCGACGGCATGGCCGGGCTGTGGTGCGTCAACGCCGGCCACAACCAGCGGCCGATCGTGCAGGCGATCAAGGCGGCGGCCGAGCAGCTCGACTACGTCTCCTCGTTCCAGATGAGCCACCCGCTGGCCTTCGAGTTCGCCGCGCGCATCGCCGAGATCGCGCCGGCCGGCATGGATCACGTGTTCTTCGTAAACTCCGGCTCCGAGGCGGTCGATACGGCGCTGAAGCTGGCGCGCGCCTATTTCCGCGCCAAGGGCGAGGCCGGGCGCACGCGCTTCATCGGCCGCGCCAAGGGCTATCACGGCATGGGCTGGGGAGGCCTGTCGGTCGCCGGCATCGGCCGTCACCGCAAGGATTTCGGACCCTTCCTGCCCGAGACCGACCATCTCCACCACACGCTCGACCTCGAGCACAACGCCTTCTCGAAGGGCCAGCCCGCCTGGGGCGCGCATCTCGCCGACGAGCTGGAGAGCATCTGCGCCCTGCACGATCCCTCGAGCATCGCCGCCGTCATCGTCGAGCCGGTGACCGGCTCGGGTGGCGTGCTGCCGCCGCCCAAGGGCTATCTCGAGAAGCTGCGCGCCATTTGCGACAAGTACGGCATCCTGCTCATCTTCGACGAAGTGATCACCGGCTATGGCCGGCTCGGCGCCGCCTTCGCCTCGCAGGCCTTCGGCGTGACGCCCGACCTGATCACCTGCGCCAAGGGCATGACCAACGGCGCCGTGCCTATGGGCGGCGTGATCGCGCACGACAAGGTGTGGGATGTGTTCATGCGCGGGCCGGAGGGCATGATCGAGCTGTTCCACGGCTACACGTACTCGGGCCATCCGCTGGCCTGCGCCGCCGGCATCGCCACGCTCGACGTCTATCGCGACCAGAACATCTTCGAGCGCGCGGCGAAGATCGCGCCGCGCTGGGAGGCCGCGGCACATGCGCTGAAGGGCCTGCCGCGCATCGTCGACATCCGCAATGTCGGCATCCTCGCGGCGGTCGAGCTCGAGCCCAGGCCGGGCGCCGTGGCGAGCCGCGCCGTCGAAGCCGCCAATCTCTGCTACGACAAGGACGTGCTGGTGCGCTCGGCCGGCGACGCGCTGGTGCTGTCGCCGCCGCTGATCATCAACGAGAGCGAGATCGATCGCCTGTTCTCGACCATCGCCGAGGCGGTGAAGGCGATCGACTGA
- a CDS encoding FAD-binding oxidoreductase, with product MLHTDAPALSGTDAHPPLSASLWGATARPAPATPSLSETAEADVAIVGGGFSGLSTAISLAERGRSVRVLEAFEPGWGASGRNGGQVIPGARHLPDELVDAYGRERGERLHRWGAKTADAAFALIERLELDCEPVRTGWIQAADTETAMDESRKRVAGLQKAGAPARMLDREQFRALVGSDAYIGGWIHEGGGAVQPLSLVRELARAAQTLGVHVHGGSPATAIARDGAGWRVMTPNGSVAAPRLLMATNALTGNVWPRLREATLPVWSHQIATTPLGANARTRVIPQGQPVSDTRRVLRYFRIDGHGRLIIGGKGKASAPKDDRDFSLQRETLGRLYPDLADQPIEHGWGGQVAITVDHLPRIFALGDGAFAHIGCNGRGVAWCCAIGPVLADLLDGADPEASPMPVTSLRTIPFHQMRRLYVAVGGAWLRLRDRFDR from the coding sequence ATGTTACACACCGATGCCCCAGCCCTGTCGGGGACCGACGCGCATCCGCCGCTGTCGGCCTCGCTGTGGGGCGCCACTGCAAGGCCCGCGCCAGCGACGCCTTCGCTCAGCGAAACGGCCGAGGCCGACGTGGCGATCGTCGGCGGCGGCTTCAGCGGGTTGTCGACCGCGATCAGCCTCGCGGAGCGCGGGCGCAGCGTGCGCGTGCTGGAGGCGTTCGAGCCCGGCTGGGGCGCTTCGGGCCGCAACGGCGGCCAGGTGATCCCGGGCGCGCGGCACCTGCCCGACGAGCTGGTCGACGCCTATGGCCGCGAGCGCGGCGAGCGACTGCATCGCTGGGGCGCGAAAACCGCAGACGCCGCCTTTGCGCTGATCGAGCGGCTAGAGCTCGACTGCGAGCCGGTGCGCACCGGCTGGATCCAGGCCGCCGACACCGAGACGGCGATGGACGAATCGCGCAAGCGCGTCGCCGGTCTGCAGAAGGCGGGCGCGCCGGCGCGCATGCTCGATCGTGAGCAGTTCCGCGCGCTCGTGGGCAGCGACGCCTATATCGGCGGCTGGATCCACGAAGGTGGCGGCGCCGTCCAGCCGCTGTCGCTGGTGCGCGAGCTGGCGCGCGCGGCGCAGACGCTGGGCGTTCATGTCCACGGCGGCAGCCCGGCAACGGCGATCGCGCGCGATGGTGCAGGTTGGCGAGTCATGACGCCCAACGGCTCGGTTGCGGCGCCGCGCCTGCTGATGGCGACCAACGCGCTCACCGGCAATGTCTGGCCGCGCCTGCGCGAAGCGACCCTGCCCGTCTGGAGCCATCAGATCGCCACCACGCCGTTGGGCGCCAACGCCCGTACTCGCGTGATCCCGCAGGGCCAGCCGGTGTCGGATACGCGCCGCGTGCTGCGCTACTTCCGCATCGACGGTCACGGCCGGCTGATCATCGGCGGCAAGGGCAAGGCCTCGGCGCCGAAGGACGACCGGGATTTCAGCCTGCAGCGCGAGACCCTGGGCCGGCTCTATCCCGATCTCGCCGACCAGCCGATCGAGCATGGCTGGGGCGGCCAGGTCGCGATCACCGTCGACCACCTGCCGCGCATCTTCGCGCTGGGCGACGGCGCCTTCGCCCATATCGGCTGCAACGGCAGGGGCGTGGCCTGGTGCTGCGCCATCGGGCCGGTGCTCGCCGACCTGCTTGACGGCGCGGACCCCGAGGCATCGCCGATGCCGGTGACGTCGCTGCGGACGATCCCCTTCCACCAGATGCGCCGCCTCTACGTCGCCGTCGGCGGCGCCTGGCTGCGCCTGCGCGATCGCTTCGATCGCTGA
- a CDS encoding acyl-CoA--6-aminopenicillanic acid acyltransferase, which yields MVEPCPLIELTGAPYERGRDYGRKAQARIAKGIAHYSGQLKTMSIGPAEIKGLVHDYLPVIEGFDASFVVEMRGIAEGANVSFEEIALLNARTEILKMGSRPDLRARLRAALAKDEPDGCTGVVALPGATRDGKLIHAQNWDWKAECAETAVVLRIRRDDGPDVLTFVEAGGLARCGMNAVGIAVTANYLESDRDYGQIGVPLALIRRKILDSEHVALAMRAVYATPKSASNNMIVSHKEGVAIDFECAPDESFQVHPERGLLVHANHWQSPVALSKLKDTGIANTPDSLYRDIRVRDLLSPQIGGITTDGVKAALFDDFATPWSVCRPPRPGLTNNLSATVAMIVMEPASGTMDVAMLPALNRTFQHFTLDSAPRLRAA from the coding sequence ATGGTCGAGCCCTGTCCACTGATCGAACTGACGGGCGCACCGTACGAGCGCGGCCGCGACTATGGCCGCAAGGCGCAGGCGCGCATCGCCAAGGGAATCGCGCACTACTCGGGCCAGCTCAAGACGATGTCGATCGGGCCGGCCGAGATCAAGGGACTGGTCCACGACTACCTGCCGGTGATCGAGGGCTTCGATGCCAGCTTCGTGGTGGAGATGCGCGGCATCGCCGAGGGCGCCAATGTCTCGTTCGAGGAGATCGCGCTGCTCAATGCCCGCACCGAGATCCTCAAGATGGGCTCGCGGCCCGACCTTCGCGCCAGGCTCCGGGCCGCGCTGGCCAAGGACGAGCCGGATGGCTGCACCGGCGTCGTGGCGCTGCCCGGCGCGACGCGCGACGGCAAGCTGATCCACGCGCAGAACTGGGACTGGAAGGCGGAGTGCGCCGAGACCGCCGTGGTGCTGCGCATCCGCCGCGACGACGGGCCCGACGTGCTGACCTTCGTCGAAGCCGGCGGGCTCGCGCGCTGCGGCATGAACGCCGTCGGCATCGCGGTGACCGCGAACTACCTCGAGTCGGATCGCGACTACGGCCAGATCGGCGTGCCGCTGGCGCTGATCCGCCGCAAGATCCTCGACAGCGAGCACGTCGCGCTGGCGATGCGCGCGGTCTACGCCACGCCGAAATCGGCCTCGAACAACATGATCGTCAGCCACAAGGAGGGCGTGGCGATCGACTTCGAATGCGCGCCGGACGAAAGCTTCCAGGTGCATCCCGAGCGCGGGCTGCTGGTGCACGCCAACCACTGGCAGAGCCCGGTCGCGCTGTCGAAGCTCAAGGACACCGGCATCGCCAACACGCCGGACAGCCTCTACCGCGACATCCGCGTGCGCGACCTGCTGTCGCCGCAGATCGGCGGCATCACCACCGACGGCGTGAAGGCGGCGCTGTTCGACGACTTCGCCACGCCGTGGTCGGTGTGCCGCCCGCCGCGCCCGGGTCTGACCAACAATCTCAGCGCCACGGTGGCGATGATCGTCATGGAGCCGGCGAGCGGCACCATGGACGTCGCGATGCTGCCGGCGCTGAATCGCACTTTCCAGCACTTTACCCTCGATAGCGCGCCCAGGCTGCGCGCGGCATAG
- a CDS encoding ABC transporter substrate-binding protein, producing MRTILAAALALSFAGVTAEAQTLRVRLNSDIRSTDPGSNLRDENTDTVVQHMVEGLVAFRENAAVGMLLAEKVDVSQDGKTYTFTLRQGVRFHNGATLTSEDVVWSWKRYLGADSRWRCKPELSGGVAKIEDISAKDPRTVVFTIDRPSALFLVTMARPDCGGSAILHKDSLDADGKWKAPVGTGPFRFGEWKRDQYIELVRFDGYSRREGPRDGFTGGKVAMVERVRFNIIPDASAGRAALISGSIDFTGFSTSEYDDIKIRKEVKVSVGPSMAFAAILFQVKDPVLKDARVRRAIALSIDTAEIANAVTFGLAKPNNSPVAPSSPWYSKTLATSFKRDVAQARKLLAEAGYKGETIKLIANKRYAYMFDAAVLVQAMAAEAGIKIDVEVQDWASQLDRYTKGDYQAMSFGYSARLDPALSYEVFSGPKATQPRKVWDDPRVEELVRESMRTGDAARRQAIFDELHKKLLEDVPLIALFNPVETGAVRANVEGYAGWPAGFARFWGVTLK from the coding sequence ATGAGAACCATTCTCGCGGCCGCGCTTGCGCTGTCGTTCGCCGGCGTCACCGCTGAGGCGCAGACCCTGCGCGTGCGGCTGAACTCCGATATCCGCTCGACCGATCCCGGCAGCAATCTTCGCGACGAGAATACCGACACGGTCGTGCAGCATATGGTCGAGGGGCTGGTGGCGTTTCGCGAGAACGCCGCGGTCGGCATGCTGCTGGCCGAGAAGGTCGACGTCTCGCAGGACGGCAAGACCTACACCTTCACCCTGCGTCAGGGCGTGCGCTTCCACAACGGTGCGACGCTCACCAGCGAGGATGTGGTCTGGTCGTGGAAGCGCTATCTCGGCGCGGATAGCAGGTGGCGTTGCAAGCCGGAGCTGTCCGGGGGAGTCGCCAAGATCGAGGACATCTCCGCCAAGGATCCGCGGACGGTCGTCTTCACCATCGACCGCCCTTCGGCGTTGTTCCTGGTGACCATGGCCCGTCCGGACTGCGGCGGCTCGGCGATCCTGCACAAGGACTCGCTCGACGCCGACGGCAAGTGGAAGGCGCCGGTCGGCACCGGCCCGTTCCGTTTCGGCGAGTGGAAGCGCGACCAGTACATCGAGCTGGTGCGCTTCGACGGCTACAGCAGGCGCGAGGGGCCACGCGACGGCTTCACCGGCGGCAAGGTGGCGATGGTCGAGCGCGTGCGCTTCAACATCATCCCCGACGCCTCGGCCGGGCGCGCCGCCCTGATCTCCGGCTCGATCGACTTCACCGGCTTCTCGACCAGCGAGTACGACGACATCAAGATCCGCAAGGAGGTCAAGGTCAGCGTCGGCCCGAGCATGGCCTTCGCCGCGATTCTCTTCCAGGTGAAGGATCCCGTGCTCAAGGATGCGCGCGTGCGCCGCGCGATCGCGCTCTCCATCGACACGGCGGAGATCGCCAACGCCGTGACCTTCGGGCTGGCCAAGCCCAACAACTCGCCGGTCGCGCCGAGCAGCCCGTGGTACAGCAAGACGCTCGCCACCAGCTTCAAGCGCGACGTGGCGCAGGCCAGGAAGCTGCTCGCCGAGGCGGGCTACAAGGGCGAGACCATCAAGCTGATCGCCAACAAGCGCTACGCCTACATGTTCGACGCGGCTGTTCTGGTGCAGGCGATGGCGGCCGAGGCCGGCATCAAGATCGACGTCGAAGTGCAGGACTGGGCCAGCCAGCTCGACCGCTACACCAAGGGCGACTACCAGGCGATGTCGTTCGGCTACTCCGCGCGCCTCGATCCGGCGTTGAGCTACGAGGTGTTCAGCGGCCCCAAGGCGACCCAGCCGCGCAAGGTATGGGACGATCCCAGGGTCGAGGAACTCGTGCGCGAGTCGATGCGCACCGGCGACGCCGCGCGGCGGCAGGCGATCTTCGACGAGCTGCACAAGAAGCTTCTCGAGGACGTGCCGTTGATCGCGCTGTTCAACCCGGTCGAGACCGGCGCCGTACGCGCCAATGTCGAGGGATACGCAGGCTGGCCGGCGGGCTTCGCGCGCTTCTGGGGCGTGACGCTGAAATAG
- a CDS encoding ABC transporter permease translates to MLGYLVRRLAMTIPTLLLVSAAVFALVRLIPGDPVQLMLGDAADQAQVTEMRSELGLEEPLPVQFVLWLGKVLTGDLGKSISNGLSVLPLMLERFQVSATIVVVAVLLAVLVAVPAGLIAAWRQNKPLDLAIVAGATMLLSIPSFWLGLLLLLLFGLKLGWLPVVGYVPFREDFGKALLYIVLPIATLTMIEIGVLIRMARASAIEVLRLEYVTHARAKGLGESRVLARHVLPNAFAPTWTLIGLIMGNLLGGIAVLETVFTLPGLGRLLVDSIFARDYPVVQGCLLFTALIYVLVNLVVDLCYPLFDPRVSAE, encoded by the coding sequence ATGCTGGGCTATCTCGTCCGTCGCCTCGCGATGACGATCCCGACCCTGCTGCTGGTGTCGGCGGCGGTCTTCGCCCTGGTGCGGCTGATCCCGGGCGATCCGGTGCAGCTCATGCTGGGCGATGCGGCCGACCAGGCGCAGGTCACCGAGATGCGCAGCGAGCTGGGGCTCGAGGAGCCGTTGCCGGTGCAGTTCGTGCTGTGGCTCGGCAAGGTGCTGACCGGCGATCTCGGCAAGTCGATCAGCAACGGGCTCTCGGTGCTGCCGCTGATGCTCGAGCGCTTCCAGGTCAGCGCCACCATCGTCGTGGTCGCGGTGCTGCTGGCGGTGCTGGTCGCGGTGCCCGCCGGGCTGATAGCGGCGTGGCGGCAGAACAAGCCGCTCGATCTGGCCATCGTCGCCGGCGCCACCATGCTGCTGTCGATCCCCAGCTTCTGGCTCGGCCTGCTGCTGCTGCTGCTGTTCGGCCTGAAGCTCGGCTGGCTGCCGGTGGTCGGCTACGTGCCGTTCCGCGAGGATTTCGGCAAGGCGCTGCTCTACATCGTGCTGCCGATCGCCACGCTGACGATGATCGAGATCGGCGTGCTGATCCGCATGGCCCGCGCGAGCGCCATCGAGGTGCTGCGGCTGGAATACGTCACGCATGCGCGCGCCAAGGGCCTGGGCGAAAGCCGCGTGCTGGCGCGTCACGTGCTGCCCAACGCCTTCGCGCCGACCTGGACCTTGATCGGCCTGATCATGGGCAATCTGCTGGGCGGCATCGCGGTGCTGGAGACGGTGTTCACTCTGCCGGGCCTGGGCCGCCTGCTGGTCGATTCCATCTTCGCGCGCGACTACCCGGTGGTGCAGGGCTGCCTTCTGTTTACCGCCCTGATCTACGTCCTGGTCAATCTCGTGGTCGATCTCTGCTATCCGCTGTTCGATCCGCGCGTATCGGCGGAGTGA
- a CDS encoding ABC transporter permease, whose protein sequence is MRVRLNALIGGVIIGTVVITAVLSQFWTPFNPLGVNLRQRLRPPSELYWLGTDEFGRDVVSRLMAGAGASVIISLVTVLFAVSLGAILGVVAGYTRGWTDRLLMAVNDALLAFPGILLALGIMVVVGANKWGIVLALGLAYAPSVVRVVRGTVLSIREREYVEASRMIGNAEIVSMFRHVLPNCVAPVAVLATSMFGWVLLSESALSFLGLGVPPPAPTWGNMLAASRPYMETATWLGIAPGLCIAATLLGINLLGDSLRDRLDPRMAQA, encoded by the coding sequence GTGCGCGTCAGACTCAACGCCCTGATCGGCGGCGTGATCATCGGCACGGTGGTGATTACCGCCGTGCTCTCGCAGTTCTGGACCCCGTTCAACCCGCTGGGCGTCAATCTGCGCCAGCGCCTGCGACCGCCCTCCGAGCTCTACTGGCTGGGCACCGACGAGTTCGGGCGCGACGTCGTGAGCCGCCTGATGGCCGGCGCCGGCGCCAGCGTGATCATATCGCTGGTCACCGTGCTGTTCGCAGTATCACTGGGCGCGATTCTGGGCGTCGTCGCAGGTTATACGCGAGGCTGGACCGACCGCCTGCTGATGGCGGTCAACGACGCGCTGCTGGCCTTTCCCGGCATCCTGCTGGCGCTGGGCATCATGGTCGTGGTCGGCGCCAACAAATGGGGCATCGTGCTGGCGCTGGGCCTTGCCTACGCGCCTTCCGTCGTGCGCGTGGTGCGCGGAACGGTGCTGTCGATCCGCGAGCGAGAGTACGTCGAGGCCTCGCGCATGATCGGCAATGCCGAGATTGTCTCGATGTTCCGGCACGTGCTGCCCAATTGCGTGGCGCCAGTCGCGGTGCTGGCGACCAGCATGTTCGGCTGGGTGCTGCTGTCGGAAAGCGCGTTGTCGTTCCTGGGCCTGGGCGTGCCGCCGCCGGCGCCGACCTGGGGCAACATGCTGGCGGCCAGCCGGCCCTACATGGAGACCGCGACCTGGCTGGGCATCGCGCCCGGCCTGTGCATCGCCGCCACCTTGCTGGGCATCAACCTGCTGGGCGACAGCCTGCGCGACCGCCTCGATCCCCGGATGGCGCAAGCATGA